The following DNA comes from Candidatus Cloacimonadota bacterium.
GAAAGTTACTCGTACTTGGACGAGAATAAAGAGATGGTCTCAAAACTGACCAATTTCAAATGGCTAAATTTGGATATATGAAAGCGAAATGGTATAAAAACTGGTCTCTGGGCTCAGCTTGGTCCAATACGATACTTTTTCATCCGCCTGGGGCGATATGAGTTCGGTTGCGGCACGCACAAAAAAGGCCGGAGCGAAAACTCCGGCCTATTTGTTTGTCAAGGTCTGATCATTTCAGCAGCACAGCCTTGCGCGAGGCTGTGAGCGCGGGTGACGCGATGCGGAAGAAGTAGATGCCAGAGGCCACGGGGCGGCGGGATTCGTCGGTGCCGTCCCAGAGGATCCGGTGGGTGCCCGCGCCGAGAGGAGCTTGCAGCAGGCAGCGCACCAGCTGGCCCTTCACGTTGTAAACGGCCAGGGTCACCGGGGTGGCTTCCGCGAGGTCGAACATCACGGTGGTGCTGGGGTTGAAGGGGTTGGGATAGTTCTGATGGAGCCGGGAGACCAGCGGAGGTGTGTGTTGATCGTTGCCGTCCACATAGGGCCAGGCCACGCCAAGAACATCAGTGGCGACGCTGGCGCCGGCATCGTAGCAGGCCAGAACGTAATAGCGGTATTCGCCGTCAACGGCTGGCAGTTCGCTCCAAGCGGTATCCGTAACGATGGCCATCAGTTCGAAGGGGCCGGAATTCAGCTTGCGGAAGACCTGGTAGTTCAGCACGGTGGAGGGCGGGGCAGCGGGAGCTTCCCAGAAGAGGGAGAAGGTATCCTGGTTGACGCTGAAGTCCAGTCCGGAAGCGGGTGTGAGCCAGGTGAGCAGAAAATCCTGCGGGAAGCTGGGGCTGCTCACGCTGAGATTCACGGGGAATACGCTTTGGGACTGGTATCCGGGGCCGGAGGCAGTCACGTTGTGCACGCCCTCGGGCAGATAGAGGGTGTAGGCCCCGTCGGCATCTGGACGGGTGGTGATGGCTTCCGCGTTTTGCACGAAGAGGGTGGAATAGTCATCCTCGGGACGGGTGGTCTGCACCAGGCCGCTCACCTTGCCGGCGAAGGGGATGAAGCCGGTGGTCTGAACGTCGTCCAGATACCAACCCTGGCCCTGGATCATGGTGTCCGCGGCAAAGGTCCAGCGAAATCTCACAGTCTGGTTGGAATAGGCGCTCAGCGAGAAGCGGGCCTGCGTCCAGCCATTGCTGTTGCCGGCATATCCGGGTCCGTTGAGGGCAGCCACGGACTGCTGGGTGTAGCCGTTTTCCGGGGTAAGCAGGGTCCAGGTGCTGCCGTTGTTGGCGGAGATCTTCACGTTGCCGCCGTCATAGTTGAGTTCGGTGTCGAACCAGTGGTAAAATTCCAGGATGAAATTGCCACCGATGAAAACGGGCGGTGAGGTTAGTGTCCAGTTCACGTTGTTGGGATACTGCTGGTTGATGCGGGTGCCCCAGGCCTTGGTGCCGGAATGCGCGCCGGCGGTGGTGTCCGTTCCCCACTCCCAGCCGTTGGTGGCTGGCTGGGCCTCGAAAGCGCCGTTGTTGGCCTCAAAATCCTCGAACATGCCGGTGGTTCCCACATTGAGCAGAAAAACCTCGTTCTGGGCCTCCACCGCTTCGCCGAGGAAGGTGAGGTAGAAAGTGAGATTGTTGCCCACGATCACATTGGGCGAGAGGCTGACCTCGTAAATGGCCTGGCTCACTGCGCCGGCTGGAATGGCCGGGATCAGCTGCTGGGAATTCACCAAGGTAACGTCGCCACTAAGGCACATGATGTTGCTGGTGAGGTTGTAGGCGGCTACGGCGCCGTTGTTCACATAGTTCACGATCAGGTTGAAGGTCTCGCCGGGATCGGCCAGTCCGTCCACATCGCCCTGCAGGTCGCTGATATAGATCCCGCATAGCTCGACGGCGGGTTTCTTGATGGTGAGCGTGAGGGGATAGGTCCATTCGTTGCCGTTGATGCTCACCTCAAACTGGAGGGGGATCACGAGGTTGTTGGTGCAGTCGGGCGAGGCGGTGACCATGAAAGGCACCACATTCACGGCGGAACCGCTTCCAGGTATGTCCGGACAGGCGCTTTGGGGATTGGCGATGGTGAGGAGGGGACTCACGGTGGAGGCGGTGACCTGCACGTTGGTGGCGGTGTCGATGCCGAGGTTGTTCAGCTTGATGCCGATCTGGGCGGTCTCACCGGGTTCCAGCCAGGAATTGGCGTTGGCGTCGTCGAGGATGAGTTCCCCCACCACCAGGTGAGCGCTTTGATGCAGCACGGGCACGGTGGTAATGAGCAGGGCCTTGCCGTTGGCGAGCGGCTCCGCGGCGGGCGGATACTGGTTGCTGAAGGTGTATTCAAGGCCGCGCAGGTTGGTGTGGTCGCGGATGCCCACGGTGCAGTGTTTACCATGGGTGGGGGTGTAGCCGCTGCTGCCGATGTCCACGTTGTTGAAGACCTTGTACTGGAACTTGATCATGCCGTCGCCGAGGCTGGAGGGATAGAAGAGGGGATCGTAGAAGATCACCTGGAAGGTTTCCTCGCTGCTGCGATTGTAGCCGTTTTTCAGGTTGTGGTACTGGATGATGAAGATGTGCTCGTTGGGGTCGTAATAGCGGTAGATGCCGCCTCCGGAGAGGATCACGAGGTCATCCCAGAAAGGCGCGATCATCGGTGAGGGACCCTGTCCGCCAGGCATTCTGCCGTTGCGGAATTCGCCGTCGAAAGTAACGCCCAGGGCGATGAAACCGTTCACGCAGACGGTGATCTGGTTGTAATCCACCCCGTAATAGCGGAAGGGGAAAGGCAGATCGATGGTTTCAAGGGCATCGCTGCCCACTTGGTCACCTTCGTCTCCGTTGGTTCCGGAATCGTTGAGCCCCGTGATCAGGGTACCGCTGCCGCCCAGGCTGGGCACGATCTCGACCCATTGGTAGCTGGGGCAGTCCGGGTAGGCGGTGTCCGAGACATCGTAGATGAAATAGCCGTATTCATCGGGTCCGAGGGGCGTGTTCTGCGCCACCGTGCCGATGGGCAGGGAAAAGTGGGTGATCTGTTCCAGACCGGAGGCGTTGTAGAGCCTCAGTTTGAAGGGGATCATCATTCCGGGGATCAGCAGGGGCCGGGCGAAGAGGCCAAAACCGTCGATGGAGGAGGCGTTCATGCCGGCAGGGATGCCACCGAAATAGGAGGTGCTGTCGGTTACCACCACCAGGTCGTTAAGTGCTGTGAGTTCGCCGTAAACATCGCTGGCGCCAAACACGGAGGAATTGCTTACGGTGATGGTGAGGATGCCGTTCTCGGAGGGATCGAGCACGCTGTTGCCGCCGGCGCTTACGCTCTGGTTGCTCACGCTGAGGTCGGCGTTGAAGCTGCCCAGGTGGAAGATGGCCTGATAGCTGTTGGCAGCGCTGTCCGTGAGGTTGAGGATGAAACGGCAGTCGTGGAAGGCGGGGATGTTTTGCGCGAAGCTAACCAGGAAGGGCACGCTGTTCACGGTCGTGTGTTCGGCCAGGGTGGCCGGCCAGGCGCTGCTGGACTGGGTGATGTTCACCAGCGGATCGGCGGAGCTGAGCACCCCGGTAATGCCGTCGATGGTGGCGGCGGTGGAATTGCTTAGCTCCACGCTGAGGGCGACGGTCTCCCCCGCGTTGATGAAGTTGTCGCCGTTTCCGGAAGAGCCGGCGCTGCCGTCATCGGCAAAGGTTTTGGCATAAAAGACCAAAGAACCGGCGGGG
Coding sequences within:
- a CDS encoding C25 family cysteine peptidase, whose protein sequence is MKRILSLSVLALLCLAALGAETSTNPFSVARSSGSQLKLAVSVPALSLAAGEDGGQAVKEVRMEGAFSTSEPGQPELPVLSTMVAIPPRGSFTLSYSYGGVEYSQLENPRLHREGSANGTSPAGGLYPDILATASDPAILRDFRVVQINVHPCQYDPATMRLATYSDIEVTLDFTSQPGLNELPDYSTYSQAFQNIYEAQIANFADYSRLVTAPAHARILLIHGNNSDPVFLAKVLEFATWKRQKGYTVTVVSTTQAGGTSTTAIKNYIQGQYNDPETRPDFVILLGDTIGSYPIPAWTENYSSYAGEGDYPYTHLAGGDLLGDVFIGRLSAENLSQLNTLLNKVYTYEKNINNDPAAAAWLNRMLLIGDPSSSGISTIYTNQHIHEMTHSVNPDYSYIENYSGGYSSTINSGINTGVSFFNYRGYIGMSGWDPGSALNNGPRLPHAVILTCGTGSYASTYGPATSEAFVRLGTEAVPKGALTAIGMATSGTHTMFNNALSSGIFDGIFLYGMRNMGEALLNGRLYLYNIYGQANPTQTNYFAHWCNLMGDPTVETFIGIPGSLVISAPDSIPRGTSLVDIQISDTSMNPLADVSVTLYSDGYGDVVAKGFTDASGEVTLQVPNFVSSDLLITASKHDHKPAQQILPIDPAGSLVFYAKTFADDGSAGSSGNGDNFINAGETVALSVELSNSTAATIDGITGVLSSADPLVNITQSSSAWPATLAEHTTVNSVPFLVSFAQNIPAFHDCRFILNLTDSAANSYQAIFHLGSFNADLSVSNQSVSAGGNSVLDPSENGILTITVSNSSVFGASDVYGELTALNDLVVVTDSTSYFGGIPAGMNASSIDGFGLFARPLLIPGMMIPFKLRLYNASGLEQITHFSLPIGTVAQNTPLGPDEYGYFIYDVSDTAYPDCPSYQWVEIVPSLGGSGTLITGLNDSGTNGDEGDQVGSDALETIDLPFPFRYYGVDYNQITVCVNGFIALGVTFDGEFRNGRMPGGQGPSPMIAPFWDDLVILSGGGIYRYYDPNEHIFIIQYHNLKNGYNRSSEETFQVIFYDPLFYPSSLGDGMIKFQYKVFNNVDIGSSGYTPTHGKHCTVGIRDHTNLRGLEYTFSNQYPPAAEPLANGKALLITTVPVLHQSAHLVVGELILDDANANSWLEPGETAQIGIKLNNLGIDTATNVQVTASTVSPLLTIANPQSACPDIPGSGSAVNVVPFMVTASPDCTNNLVIPLQFEVSINGNEWTYPLTLTIKKPAVELCGIYISDLQGDVDGLADPGETFNLIVNYVNNGAVAAYNLTSNIMCLSGDVTLVNSQQLIPAIPAGAVSQAIYEVSLSPNVIVGNNLTFYLTFLGEAVEAQNEVFLLNVGTTGMFEDFEANNGAFEAQPATNGWEWGTDTTAGAHSGTKAWGTRINQQYPNNVNWTLTSPPVFIGGNFILEFYHWFDTELNYDGGNVKISANNGSTWTLLTPENGYTQQSVAALNGPGYAGNSNGWTQARFSLSAYSNQTVRFRWTFAADTMIQGQGWYLDDVQTTGFIPFAGKVSGLVQTTRPEDDYSTLFVQNAEAITTRPDADGAYTLYLPEGVHNVTASGPGYQSQSVFPVNLSVSSPSFPQDFLLTWLTPASGLDFSVNQDTFSLFWEAPAAPPSTVLNYQVFRKLNSGPFELMAIVTDTAWSELPAVDGEYRYYVLACYDAGASVATDVLGVAWPYVDGNDQHTPPLVSRLHQNYPNPFNPSTTVMFDLAEATPVTLAVYNVKGQLVRCLLQAPLGAGTHRILWDGTDESRRPVASGIYFFRIASPALTASRKAVLLK